Proteins from one Malania oleifera isolate guangnan ecotype guangnan chromosome 4, ASM2987363v1, whole genome shotgun sequence genomic window:
- the LOC131153177 gene encoding nudix hydrolase 25 isoform X3: protein MEGLPPGYRPNVGVCLINSENQVFVASRLNVPGAWQMPQVPQWLTYDFPSAVKTKVNRLWGGEWHGQAQKWFLMTLTKDESEINLANGEADPEFSEWKWASPEEVIEQVCYQVVIIFVGNLQHHKPRHHGPTSGKQREEHSMGPAYILLSACILWAHDGY, encoded by the exons ATGGAGGGTCTTCCCCCAGGCTATCGTCCCAACGTTGGCGTTTGTCTCATCAATTCTGAGAATCAG GTTTTTGTGGCATCTAGATTGAATGTTCCAGGAGCATGGCAGATGCCTCAG GTTCCGCAATGGTTGACTTATGATTTCCCTTCAGCTGTGAAGACCAAAGTGAACCGTCTTTGGGGAGGTGAATGGCATGGGCAGGCACAGAAGTG GTTCCTCATGACACTGACAAAAGACGAAAGTGAGATCAACTTAGCAAATGGTGAAGCTGACCCAGAATTCTCGGAGTGGAAATGGGCAAGCCCTGAAGAAGTCATCGAGCAGGTATGCTACCAAGTTGTCATAATTTTTGTGGGAAACCTTCAGCATCACAAGCCCAGACATCACGGGCCTACATCGGGCAAGCAGAGAGAAGAACACAGCATGGGACCTGCCTATATCCTCCTCTCTGCTTGCATCTTATGGGCTCATGATGGTTACTAG
- the LOC131153177 gene encoding nudix hydrolase 25 isoform X4, with product MEGLPPGYRPNVGVCLINSENQVFVASRLNVPGAWQMPQVPQWLTYDFPSAVKTKVNRLWGGEWHGQAQKWFLMTLTKDESEINLANGEADPEFSEWKWASPEEVIEQAVDYKRPTYEEVMRTFMPYFNGSAISSKCKSTKW from the exons ATGGAGGGTCTTCCCCCAGGCTATCGTCCCAACGTTGGCGTTTGTCTCATCAATTCTGAGAATCAG GTTTTTGTGGCATCTAGATTGAATGTTCCAGGAGCATGGCAGATGCCTCAG GTTCCGCAATGGTTGACTTATGATTTCCCTTCAGCTGTGAAGACCAAAGTGAACCGTCTTTGGGGAGGTGAATGGCATGGGCAGGCACAGAAGTG GTTCCTCATGACACTGACAAAAGACGAAAGTGAGATCAACTTAGCAAATGGTGAAGCTGACCCAGAATTCTCGGAGTGGAAATGGGCAAGCCCTGAAGAAGTCATCGAGCAG GCAGTGGATTACAAGAGGCCAACATATGAAGAGGTTATGAGAACCTTCATGCCTTACTTCAATGGCAGTGCTATATCTTCCAAATGTAAATCAACAAAATGGTGA
- the LOC131153177 gene encoding nudix hydrolase 25 isoform X1 has translation MEGLPPGYRPNVGVCLINSENQVFVASRLNVPGAWQMPQGGIEDGEEPTSAAIRELREETGIISAEIIAEVPQWLTYDFPSAVKTKVNRLWGGEWHGQAQKWFLMTLTKDESEINLANGEADPEFSEWKWASPEEVIEQVCYQVVIIFVGNLQHHKPRHHGPTSGKQREEHSMGPAYILLSACILWAHDGY, from the exons ATGGAGGGTCTTCCCCCAGGCTATCGTCCCAACGTTGGCGTTTGTCTCATCAATTCTGAGAATCAG GTTTTTGTGGCATCTAGATTGAATGTTCCAGGAGCATGGCAGATGCCTCAG GGGGGTATTGAAGATGGGGAAGAGCCAACTTCTGCAGCCATTAGGGAATTACGGGAAGAAACTGGAATAATATCTGCTGAAATTATTGCTGAG GTTCCGCAATGGTTGACTTATGATTTCCCTTCAGCTGTGAAGACCAAAGTGAACCGTCTTTGGGGAGGTGAATGGCATGGGCAGGCACAGAAGTG GTTCCTCATGACACTGACAAAAGACGAAAGTGAGATCAACTTAGCAAATGGTGAAGCTGACCCAGAATTCTCGGAGTGGAAATGGGCAAGCCCTGAAGAAGTCATCGAGCAGGTATGCTACCAAGTTGTCATAATTTTTGTGGGAAACCTTCAGCATCACAAGCCCAGACATCACGGGCCTACATCGGGCAAGCAGAGAGAAGAACACAGCATGGGACCTGCCTATATCCTCCTCTCTGCTTGCATCTTATGGGCTCATGATGGTTACTAG
- the LOC131153177 gene encoding nudix hydrolase 25 isoform X2 encodes MEGLPPGYRPNVGVCLINSENQVFVASRLNVPGAWQMPQGGIEDGEEPTSAAIRELREETGIISAEIIAEVPQWLTYDFPSAVKTKVNRLWGGEWHGQAQKWFLMTLTKDESEINLANGEADPEFSEWKWASPEEVIEQAVDYKRPTYEEVMRTFMPYFNGSAISSKCKSTKW; translated from the exons ATGGAGGGTCTTCCCCCAGGCTATCGTCCCAACGTTGGCGTTTGTCTCATCAATTCTGAGAATCAG GTTTTTGTGGCATCTAGATTGAATGTTCCAGGAGCATGGCAGATGCCTCAG GGGGGTATTGAAGATGGGGAAGAGCCAACTTCTGCAGCCATTAGGGAATTACGGGAAGAAACTGGAATAATATCTGCTGAAATTATTGCTGAG GTTCCGCAATGGTTGACTTATGATTTCCCTTCAGCTGTGAAGACCAAAGTGAACCGTCTTTGGGGAGGTGAATGGCATGGGCAGGCACAGAAGTG GTTCCTCATGACACTGACAAAAGACGAAAGTGAGATCAACTTAGCAAATGGTGAAGCTGACCCAGAATTCTCGGAGTGGAAATGGGCAAGCCCTGAAGAAGTCATCGAGCAG GCAGTGGATTACAAGAGGCCAACATATGAAGAGGTTATGAGAACCTTCATGCCTTACTTCAATGGCAGTGCTATATCTTCCAAATGTAAATCAACAAAATGGTGA